ACACACTCACTTTCATGCGTCTTTTATCCAATCTCTCAAACTTCACCTGACCATCAATCAAAGAAAAAATAGTGTAATCGCGTCCAAGCTTCACATTGTTACCAGCATGGAACTGAGTTCCTCTTTGACGAACGATGATCGTACCTGGCTTTACGTTTTGTCCACCAAATCGCTTAACACCTAATCTTTTACTCTGGGAGTCTCTTCCGTTCTTAGTACTACCCGCTGCTTTTTTCGATGCCATGATTCACCTCTTATTTGGAAGCCTTTTTAGTCGCCTTCTTTTTAGAAGTCGATTTCTTAGCAGTTGTTTTTTTAGTTGTTGTCTTCTTAGCTACTTTTTTAGCTGTCTTCTTTGCCGTCTTTTTGCTTGCGGATTTTTTTACGGCTTTCTTCTCAGTTGCGCCTTCAGCTTTCGCTTTCTTTGCCGCAGCTACGGCTTCAACTGTGTAAAGCTTTGGCTCTTTGTCCGCTTTGCTTGTTAAACCTGGTGCTGCGATCTCTTTTACAAATAACTCTGTAAATGATTGTCTGTGACCTTGAAGTTTTCTGTAACCTTGACGACGCTTTTTCTTTAATACGACAATTTTAGGAGCCTTCGCTTGTTTGGAAACAACCACTTTTACAAGAGCGTTTTCAATATTAGGAACACCTACTAAAACTTTTTCGCCACCAATAAAAAGAACTTCAGTAAGGTCAAACTCTGAACCCACTTCTTTGTCCATCTTCTCAACTTTAAAAACATCGCCTGCTTTAACTTTATACTGTTTTCCACCAGCGCGTACGATCGCGTACATAGTTCAACCTCCACTAAAGGGCTAGAAGTGCCATGCTTTAAGGCTTTCTGTCAATCATTATGAAAAAATAAGTGCTTATATTTATTACAGTTTATGTGAGAATTTTAGGCCTAAACATTGAGCTTTTTTGCCTCTTTAAATGGCCATTCTTAGACGGGTTTGAAAGCCCCAAGGCTTAAATTCATAGTACTCACCATCCGCCATATAGGCATCAGGATTTAAACTTTTGCCTTCATAATAGACAGAAATATGGAAAGAAATATCGCGCCCTGTTCGACGGTACCTATAACCCCAGCCCACTTGGTATTGATGCAAGTAGGCACAAACCCTGTCGCCAAGGCCCCAACTGCTCTCGCAGTAGTAGTAGGAAAACTGAAGAACGTGAGGGTCTCTAAGCCCTCTGAATATCTGCGCTTTTGTACGAAACCCGTAACGTCCCTTCCAAGGGTCAAGCCTTACGCTGAAGCTAGTTTTATACGGTGATTTGTCGGTGATCTCGTCACTATCAATCACATCCTGTCCACGACCGTTACTGTCCAAACCCGCCATAGACGCCCCGATATCAATCCCTTGCTCGACAGCCCACGCACTCAAGCTTCCCTTGCGCTTTTTCAGTGTGGTGGTGATCTGGTTTCTGAGTGAGTATAAGAGCGGCTTTCGTACCTCGCGCCAAATTGCCGAATGCGCTGACTTGTCTTCTTCTTGAATGAGGATTCCGATTCTAAATGCAGCCACAGAATAGGCGTTATTGTGTCTGTATAAACTGCGACCAAATTTACGCAGCCATTTACGTCTGGAAGTCGACCACGGGATCTGCGCTCTAAAAAGGTCCGCACCTTCTTGTTCGATGTAAATCCCTCTTTGTTGCACTTGATAATCGGTGTAAAGGTAGGCTTGAATTTCTGGAGAGCCAATGCACGCTCTACCGCAATTCAAAAACGCAGGTTCGGAGTCCACATATCCCTGATCCCACATATCAGCATGTGCAATCTGAAAATTGAACGTCATTAAAAAACCTAAAAAGGCAACTAGACCCTTTATTCCCATCTCTTAGTTTTCGGCGAAAAAGCTAAACTCATTGAGCCAGTCTGCTGCTATCTAGACTCGCTTTGTGACCACCAAAGTCTAACCCCAGACTAAGGTGTGCTCTCTGAAATTGTAGCACTCATAGGAAGAGCATTATAGTCCTGCGCTGCAGGTTATTTGTCTACGATATCAATCGCGTACTCTTCAATATGGAATTTAGGCTCCACCTTAAAGACAATAGGGGCTGCGATGCGATTTTCCACATCATCCAAACTGTCAGATTCCTCTTCATAAACCCAATCCGCCACATCAGAGTGGCACTTCACGATGGCCATTTTATTTTGGTCAAATCCTTCACGTTGACGCTCTAGGGACCGAAAAATTTCGCTAGCCACTGTCATTGGGCGTTTGATGTATCCTGTTCCTTCACAGTATCCACAGGGTTCACACAGTGTGGAGGTGAGACTGGGTCGGATTCTTTTTCTTGTCATTTCCACTAGGCCTAAACCAGAAATCGCCGTCACTGTGGTCTTAGCACGATCTAGTTTTAACTCTTCAATCAACAAGTTGAGCACCTGTTCACGGTGAGCTTCTTTAGACATATCAATCAAATCAATAATGATAATCCCACCACAATTTCTAATCCTAAGCTGGTGGGCGATCTCTTTGACTGCTTCCATATTGGTTTGCAAGATGGTTTCGTCAATGTCCTTTTTTCCCACATATTTACCCGTGTTCACGTCCACAACCACTAAAGCTTCGGCCTCATCAAAAACCAAATATCCACCTGACTTGAGCCATATTTTTCTGTCTAAAGACCTCGTAATTTCCAAGTCGATGTTGTAAAGATCAAACATGGGATGGGTGCCTTCGTATAATTTAATAATATTTTTATATTTAGGCAAAAACTGTGTTACAAAGTTTAAAACTTTACGGTAAGTTTTTTTGTCATCAATTAAGACGTCGGTAACATCCTGATTTAAAAAATCACGCAAAGCCCGTATTTCCAGATCAGGTTCCTTATGGATTTGCCCAGGAGTTTTTCTTTTTTCGTAACTCTTTTGCACTTCTTTCCATACCCGTCCCAAATACTCAAGATCTGAACGCAATGACTCTTCAGAAACCCCTTCGCCAGCTGTTCTAATGATCACACCCCCTTTGGGTTTGATCTTTGTGATTAAACTTCGGAGTCTGTTTTTTTCCTCTTCGTCTTCAATTTTTTTGGATACACCAAAGTGAGGAACTGTCGGCATATACACCAAAGTTCTACCTGGTAAAGAAATATGCGTGGTGATCCTTGCGCCTTTTGTCCCTAAAGGGTCTTTGGCCACTTGACACAAAACATGCTGCCCCTCTTTGATCAAATCTTGAATAGGGATTCTAGTGGTTTCTGCTTGGATCGCGGTTACGGTTTCTTCTACAGCGTTTTGAGTTTTATCTGTAGACGCAGCAACAGGATCGCCCTCGTCTTCATCAATCTCAAGCTGGTTGGCGGTCTCTTGGTCCACACGAATGTCACCCACATAGAGGAACGCTGCGCGGTCCAGACCAATGTCTACAAATGCCGCTTGCATCCCAGGAAGCACTCGCATGACCTTACCACGAAAGACCGAACCCACAAGCGTTGGCGATCTGGTCTTTTCAATTTGAAAGTCTATTAGGTTTTCATTTTCTAAATAGGCCACTCTAGTTTGGTTAGGCCTTACGTTGATCATAATTTTTGAACTCAAAATGAACCTCCGCCTCTTTATCTAACATAGCCTTAAGTTGAGGTCATGACCTATTAAAAAACTTTTAGACCTTATGTTTATTAAGGTCTTACAGAGTTTACCGATGAGCTTTCTAGGAGAATTTTTATGGCACAAATAGATGGTTTATTTAAAGTTATGATGGATGAAGGCGCTTCGGATTTGCACTTATCCGCAGGAAGCCCCCCTTATTTTAGAATTCATGGGGACATGATCCGCTCAAACTCTGCACCACTGACCCATGACGATTTAAAAAATCTAATTTTTGAAATCATCACCGAAAAACAACGCAAAGAGTTTATCGAAAACTGGGAACTAGATTGTGCTTATGAAATCAAGGGCTTAGGTCGTTTTAGATGTAACATCTTTATGCAAAAAAACGGTTTGGCGGCTGTGTTTCGTCAAATTCCTACTAAGATTTTGCCACTAGAAAAACTCAACCTGCCCCCCTCTTTATATGATCTAGCCGCTGTGGATAAGGGTTTGATCCTTGTTACTGGTCCTACAGGTTCTGGTAAATCAACCACTCTGGCTGCTCTTATTAACTATATTAACCAAAAAGAACAAAAACATATTCTTACGGTGGAAGATCCCATCGAATTCGTGCACGCCAACCAAAAGTCTTTGGTGAACCAACGTGAAGTTTCCAGCCATACACAGTCTTTTGCCAACGCGCTTAAAGCCGCACTTCGTGAAGATCCAGATGTCATTCTGGTTGGGGAGATGAGGGACTTAGAAACCATTCAGCTTGCCATCACAGCCGCAGAAACAGGACACGTGGTTTTCGGAACACTTCACACAAACAGTGCCGCCAAAACTTTGGATCGTATTGTTGACGTTTTCCCCGCAGGACAGCAAAAACAAATCCAATCTATGTTAAGTGAGTCTTTAAGGGGTGTAATTTCGCAGACCCTGCTTAAAAAGGCTGATGGAACTGGTCGTGTGGGAGCCGTAGAAGTTCTGATCAATAACAGCGCGGTCGCTAACTTGATCCGTGAAGGCAAAAACTATCAAATTCCATCTGTAATGCAGACCAACTTAAAGCTGGGCATGTTACCCCTTGAACAACATTTACTGCAACTTGTTAGAGCTGGCATGATCACCAAAGACCAAGCCACTGAAACTTTAGTGGGTATGGGCCGAAAGCCAACCCTATTCCAAATGGCCTCTTAGAGTTTTTAAGTTTGCATCATGAAGTAGAGGATGGATTTGTATATTCATCCTCTTTTTTCTATGATGTCCCCCATGACTATAAATAACTATATTGACCATACCTTATTAAAACCTTTTGCCCATGAAGCCCAATACACTCAGCTAGCAGAAGAAGCCAAAGAATATAACTTTTACGCCATCTGTGTTCCCTCCTCTTGGATCAAGCACTGCAAGGGCGTTCTACAAGGAAGCAACGTTAAGATTGCTACCGTTGTGGGTTTTCCTTGGGGATATACGGAAACTGAAAGCAAAGCTTCGGAAACGCTTCATGCCGTAAAATCTGGGGCTCATGAAATTGATTTTGTAACCAACCTTTCTTGGGTGAAATCACAAAAGTTTGATCTGATCAAACGCGAGTTCAATGTATTAAGAACTTCAGCTCCTGACTCAGTGATCAAAGTGATTCTTGAAACAGGCGCTCTGAATACAGATGAAATTGAGCAACTGTGCCGCCTTGCTTTGGACGCAGAACTCGACTTTGTAAAAACCTCTACAGGCTTTTATGAGGTGGGAGCACAAATCTCGGCTGTAAAAACTATGCTTTCCGTTGTTGGAGGAAGGGTAAAGATCAAAGCCAGCGGGGGTATTAAAACTTATGAACAAGCACAAGAGTACATCGGCCTTGGTGTTTCAAGAATTGGTTGCTCTGAAAGTGTAAATATCTTTTTGCAATCTGAAAATCAGAAGACCAAAACATTATCATGAATATTTTTGACATTCTCTCCACTTCACAACAACACAAGCCTTTGACTGCAGAGCAGATTGAATGGCTGATTCATTCTTACGCCGAAGGAAAGCTCCCTGACTATCAACTTTCGGCGTGGCTTGCGACAGTGTTTCTCAACCCACTGACTGTGGAAGAGACCTTTCACCTTACCAAAGCCATTCGAGAAACAGGTCATACTATGACTTGGGATTTTAAGGCCGTTGATAAGCACAGCACAGGTGGCGTGGGTGATAAAACCAGTCTGATCATCGGCCCACTTGTGGCCTCCTTGGGTTACAAAGTGCCCATGATCAGTGGACGTGGATTGGGACACACGGGAGGCACTCTCGATAAGTTGGAAAGTATCCCAGGATTTAAAACTCAACTCCCCCTTCCTCAATTTCATGAAGAGGTGGTATCTAAAAATATTTGTTTTATTGGACAAACTACAGAGATCTGCCCTGCTGATAAAAAACTCTACGCCCTTAGAGACGCCACACACACCGTGGCCAATATTCCTCTGATTTGTTCAAGTATTATGAGTAAAAAAATTTCTGAAGGTTTAAGCGGGCTTGCGCTTGATGTGAAATTTGGCAGTGGGGCTTTTATGACTTCCCTAGAACAATGCACGGCCCTTGCTACACGTCTTTTGCAAATTGCTGACAAAAGCCAAATTAAAACTTTTGCTGCTCTTACATCTATGGATCAACCCCTTGGCAGATATGTTGGCAACCGTTTAGAAGTTTTAGAATGTGTGCAGATCATGCAAGAGCCCTCTCGTTATAAAGACGAGTTTTCTGACAATTATGAACTCAGCATTCTGTTATCTGCTTTAATGATCGTCAGCGTGGACGAACGTCACAATCTTGATAGTGCCCTTAAGCTTTGCCGCGAAAAGCTTGAAAGCGGTGAGGTGTATTCTTTCTTTGAAAGTATTGTGATCAACCAACACGGCTCACTCAAAGATTTTAATATCCAGGCCCAAGAGACTCTGCTTACAGCAGAATCAGAAGGGTTCATGCACTACACGGATGTCAAAGAGATCGGAATGGCTGCCGTACTTTTAGGCGCAGGCAGACAAACTATGGAAGATGTCATCGACCCCCACGTCGGTTTTTATTGCTATAAAAAAGAAGGCGATGAAATCAAAAAAGGCGAACCCTTATTTAAAATTTATTTTAACGACGAAACCAGATTGAACAACTGTCTACAAAACCTCAAAAAGGGGTTTATGGTGAGCCGAACTGCTCCTCCAAAAATAGAAACTGTTTGCCGTGTACTTACAACTCAAAACTCAGAAATTGTTGAGGTCAAATATGCTAGAAATCATTGAGAAAATAGACGAAGCCGTAAAGCTCATTAAATCCAAGACGTCTGTCAAACCTCGAGTCGGTATCACCTTAGGTTCAGGGCTCAACTCCGTGGCCAATAGTATCACTGTCGACACGGCCATTCCCTTCTCGGATATTCCAAACTTCCCCAAAACCACTGTGGAAGGGCATAAGGGGCAATTGATCATAGGTCATATCGGGGATGTCCCCGTTATCGCCATGCAAGGGCGCATCCATTACTATGAGGGCTATTCCATGCAAGATGTGGTCTTCCCTACTCGTGTTATGGCTTTGCTGGGTATACACTCTTTGATTTTGACCAATTCTGCGGGTGGAATGGATGAAAAGATGCAAGCAGGAGATTTTATGATCATCACCGATCATATTAACCTTTTTGGAGATCATCCTCTTAAGGGACCCAACATTGAAAAGTACGGCCCCCGTTTTCCTGACATGACTTATGCTTACAATCCCGAATTGATCGCTACTATGGAAGAGCTTTTTGGTGAACTCGATATCAGATACCATAAGGGCGTTTACTGTGGGGTCACAGGTCCCACTTATGAAACCCCTGCTGAAATCAAGTTCTTAAAAATGGTCGGTGGATCGGCGGTAGGCATGTCCACCGTGCCTGAGGTGATCGCCGCAAACCACCTGGGGCTGCGCGTTGCAGGGCTGAGCTGTATTACAAATATGGCCGCAGGTATCACTGGACTAAAGCTCAGTCACCATGAGGTCCAAGAGGTGGCAGGGCGTGTAGAGAAACAATTTTCCAAATTCTTATTGGAATTTGTTAAAAGTATCGACTAGACTTGAAAGAAGGCCAAGGAGGGCCATGAAAAACTTGTTTTTTTATAAAAAGTCAAAGTCGCCAAACACTACGTCAGAAGCCTATTTCCGAAGATATATAAATAATTTTTTATTTCCCATAGCCGCTATTTCCGCCCTCTTATTGTCTGCCTGTCAAGGTCCAATTGAAGCTACACTAGATACCAGTCGACTCAGCGAAACTTGTAAAAACAAACTGGTTTCAAATGAATTTATTGTAAAATTTAAGCACGAATCCACATACAGAACCGTCAAAGCCGAGGATGCTCAAACCTTTTTTAACGATGTGGTTCAACCTATGGAAGAACAGATCGAACAGTATGGTTTGAATTTTAAATTTACTCATCACAACGAACTTTCTAAGTTCCAGAGACGTCGTACTTTTGAGAAAGCCACCACCCAGCCTTGGGTTAAAGCCCTCACTCGCTCTGAATTTTTGACCCATCATGGATACTTCGGGCAAGGGGTTAAAATCGCTGTTTTAGATACAGGTATTGATTTAAGATCCGCCGCTTTTCAAAATCTTCTGGCTCGCAGTGACTCTGATTTTAAAGGCTATAACTTTGCTGAGAGTAATACCGATGTCCAAGACTATAACGGCCACGGAACTATGGTCAGCGCCCTGATTGCGGCCCCCGAAAGCCAAGCCTTTAACGGAGAGACCTTTGAAGGAGGCCTTGCCCCTCAAGCAGAGCTACTGCCTGTTAAAATTTTTGCTCGTGACACAAGAGTCACCGATCTTTCTACAATTTTAAAAGGCCTCGACTACGCCATCAGCCAGAAGGTGGACATCATCAACGCCAGCTGGGGCGGGTCTGACAACTGCTCGGCTTTATTAGAAAATAAGCTTTTTGAAGTCTGGACAAACAGCATTCTTTTTGTCACTTCCGCAGGTGACAGTGCAAAAAATTTGACCCATAAACCTGATTTTCCTGCTTCGTTTAATATTCCCACAATGGTGGTGGTGTCTGGCATTAACCGCAATTTGGAGATCCCTGGACGAGCCAATTACGGGGGGCTTGTGAATCTTTTTGCGCCTAGCCAAGATGTACCAACGCTGGGTCTGAATCACGAGCTTGTTGTCGAGTCAGGCACAAGTTTGGCCTCTGCCATTGCAGCAGGTGGGGCCGCGCTTTTAAAGTCAGCTTTTCCCGATGTAGCTTTGCATACCCTATCCTATGCTCTGACCCACGGCTCAAGTGTTGCAAATCCCACAGCAGAAATGAACATAATGGACCTAAAAAGCTCCTATTTGCACCTCTCATCACTGCAACTTTTGCCTCAGCCCCAACCATAACGCACCCCCGATAAGATTTTGTTGATACCCTCACAAATATGGGGCTATTGTGTGTTTTTTGAGAGGGAATATGGCTCGCGTATATATCGAAGATTTAAAATCTCATGTTGGTCAAACAGTCCGTTTAAAAGGTTGGGCAGCACGCACTCGCTCTTCAGGTAAAGTGAAGTTTTTAGTGGTGCGCGATGGAACTGGATTTTGTCAGTGTATCTTTTCCCAAGAAAACTCTGATGCTAAGTCTCTAGAAAATTTCAAAGAGCTCACCCAAGAGTGTGCTTTAGAAGTTGAGGGTGTTGTACGCGAAGAACCGCGCAGCCCTGGTGGATATGAACTTCAAGCCACCACTTATACATTTATTTCCCCTTCTGTGGATTATCCCATTACCCCTAAAGATCATGGAACTGACTTTTTGATGAATCACCGTCATCTGTGGTTACGCTCAAAACGCCAAATGGCCATCCTTAGAGTACGTTCGGAAATCATCAATGCGGTTCGCTCTTACTTTGACGACAGAGGCTTTGTCCTTGCGGACTCACCGATCTTTACACCCAGTGCGTGCGAGGGGACCTCTACATTATTTGAAACACAATATTTTGATGACAAAGCTTATCTTTCACAAAGTGGTCAACTGTACGCCGAGGCCACAGCCATGGCCTTGGGTAAAGTGTATTGCTTTGGCCCAACATTCCGTGCAGAAAAGTCTAAAACTCGTCGTCACCTCATTGAGTTTTGGATGGTAGAACCTGAAGTAGCTTTTAATGACCTTAAAGACAACATGGACTTGGCAGAAGATTTTGTGGAGTATGTCGTCCAAAGAACATTACACAACAGAAAAGACGAGCTGACTATTCTAGAGCGCGACTTAAGCAAATTAGAAGTGATCAAAGGACCTTTCCCAAGAGTGCATTATAAAGAAGCCGCTCAAATCATCAAAAAAGAAAACCCTGAGTTTGTGATTGGGGATGACTTTGGGGCTCCAGATGAAACGATCATCAGCTCTAAATTTGATAAGCCTGTTTTTGTTTACAACTATCCCAAAGCCATTAAGG
This region of Pseudobdellovibrionaceae bacterium genomic DNA includes:
- a CDS encoding Rne/Rng family ribonuclease, yielding MSSKIMINVRPNQTRVAYLENENLIDFQIEKTRSPTLVGSVFRGKVMRVLPGMQAAFVDIGLDRAAFLYVGDIRVDQETANQLEIDEDEGDPVAASTDKTQNAVEETVTAIQAETTRIPIQDLIKEGQHVLCQVAKDPLGTKGARITTHISLPGRTLVYMPTVPHFGVSKKIEDEEEKNRLRSLITKIKPKGGVIIRTAGEGVSEESLRSDLEYLGRVWKEVQKSYEKRKTPGQIHKEPDLEIRALRDFLNQDVTDVLIDDKKTYRKVLNFVTQFLPKYKNIIKLYEGTHPMFDLYNIDLEITRSLDRKIWLKSGGYLVFDEAEALVVVDVNTGKYVGKKDIDETILQTNMEAVKEIAHQLRIRNCGGIIIIDLIDMSKEAHREQVLNLLIEELKLDRAKTTVTAISGLGLVEMTRKRIRPSLTSTLCEPCGYCEGTGYIKRPMTVASEIFRSLERQREGFDQNKMAIVKCHSDVADWVYEEESDSLDDVENRIAAPIVFKVEPKFHIEEYAIDIVDK
- a CDS encoding S8 family serine peptidase — translated: MKNLFFYKKSKSPNTTSEAYFRRYINNFLFPIAAISALLLSACQGPIEATLDTSRLSETCKNKLVSNEFIVKFKHESTYRTVKAEDAQTFFNDVVQPMEEQIEQYGLNFKFTHHNELSKFQRRRTFEKATTQPWVKALTRSEFLTHHGYFGQGVKIAVLDTGIDLRSAAFQNLLARSDSDFKGYNFAESNTDVQDYNGHGTMVSALIAAPESQAFNGETFEGGLAPQAELLPVKIFARDTRVTDLSTILKGLDYAISQKVDIINASWGGSDNCSALLENKLFEVWTNSILFVTSAGDSAKNLTHKPDFPASFNIPTMVVVSGINRNLEIPGRANYGGLVNLFAPSQDVPTLGLNHELVVESGTSLASAIAAGGAALLKSAFPDVALHTLSYALTHGSSVANPTAEMNIMDLKSSYLHLSSLQLLPQPQP
- a CDS encoding type IV pilus twitching motility protein PilT, which codes for MAQIDGLFKVMMDEGASDLHLSAGSPPYFRIHGDMIRSNSAPLTHDDLKNLIFEIITEKQRKEFIENWELDCAYEIKGLGRFRCNIFMQKNGLAAVFRQIPTKILPLEKLNLPPSLYDLAAVDKGLILVTGPTGSGKSTTLAALINYINQKEQKHILTVEDPIEFVHANQKSLVNQREVSSHTQSFANALKAALREDPDVILVGEMRDLETIQLAITAAETGHVVFGTLHTNSAAKTLDRIVDVFPAGQQKQIQSMLSESLRGVISQTLLKKADGTGRVGAVEVLINNSAVANLIREGKNYQIPSVMQTNLKLGMLPLEQHLLQLVRAGMITKDQATETLVGMGRKPTLFQMAS
- the rplU gene encoding 50S ribosomal protein L21, with product MYAIVRAGGKQYKVKAGDVFKVEKMDKEVGSEFDLTEVLFIGGEKVLVGVPNIENALVKVVVSKQAKAPKIVVLKKKRRQGYRKLQGHRQSFTELFVKEIAAPGLTSKADKEPKLYTVEAVAAAKKAKAEGATEKKAVKKSASKKTAKKTAKKVAKKTTTKKTTAKKSTSKKKATKKASK
- a CDS encoding thymidine phosphorylase; this encodes MNIFDILSTSQQHKPLTAEQIEWLIHSYAEGKLPDYQLSAWLATVFLNPLTVEETFHLTKAIRETGHTMTWDFKAVDKHSTGGVGDKTSLIIGPLVASLGYKVPMISGRGLGHTGGTLDKLESIPGFKTQLPLPQFHEEVVSKNICFIGQTTEICPADKKLYALRDATHTVANIPLICSSIMSKKISEGLSGLALDVKFGSGAFMTSLEQCTALATRLLQIADKSQIKTFAALTSMDQPLGRYVGNRLEVLECVQIMQEPSRYKDEFSDNYELSILLSALMIVSVDERHNLDSALKLCREKLESGEVYSFFESIVINQHGSLKDFNIQAQETLLTAESEGFMHYTDVKEIGMAAVLLGAGRQTMEDVIDPHVGFYCYKKEGDEIKKGEPLFKIYFNDETRLNNCLQNLKKGFMVSRTAPPKIETVCRVLTTQNSEIVEVKYARNH
- the deoC gene encoding deoxyribose-phosphate aldolase — protein: MDLYIHPLFSMMSPMTINNYIDHTLLKPFAHEAQYTQLAEEAKEYNFYAICVPSSWIKHCKGVLQGSNVKIATVVGFPWGYTETESKASETLHAVKSGAHEIDFVTNLSWVKSQKFDLIKREFNVLRTSAPDSVIKVILETGALNTDEIEQLCRLALDAELDFVKTSTGFYEVGAQISAVKTMLSVVGGRVKIKASGGIKTYEQAQEYIGLGVSRIGCSESVNIFLQSENQKTKTLS
- a CDS encoding purine-nucleoside phosphorylase, translating into MLEIIEKIDEAVKLIKSKTSVKPRVGITLGSGLNSVANSITVDTAIPFSDIPNFPKTTVEGHKGQLIIGHIGDVPVIAMQGRIHYYEGYSMQDVVFPTRVMALLGIHSLILTNSAGGMDEKMQAGDFMIITDHINLFGDHPLKGPNIEKYGPRFPDMTYAYNPELIATMEELFGELDIRYHKGVYCGVTGPTYETPAEIKFLKMVGGSAVGMSTVPEVIAANHLGLRVAGLSCITNMAAGITGLKLSHHEVQEVAGRVEKQFSKFLLEFVKSID
- the rpmA gene encoding 50S ribosomal protein L27 yields the protein MASKKAAGSTKNGRDSQSKRLGVKRFGGQNVKPGTIIVRQRGTQFHAGNNVKLGRDYTIFSLIDGQVKFERLDKRRMKVSVYPAQIAAS
- the asnS gene encoding asparagine--tRNA ligase, whose amino-acid sequence is MARVYIEDLKSHVGQTVRLKGWAARTRSSGKVKFLVVRDGTGFCQCIFSQENSDAKSLENFKELTQECALEVEGVVREEPRSPGGYELQATTYTFISPSVDYPITPKDHGTDFLMNHRHLWLRSKRQMAILRVRSEIINAVRSYFDDRGFVLADSPIFTPSACEGTSTLFETQYFDDKAYLSQSGQLYAEATAMALGKVYCFGPTFRAEKSKTRRHLIEFWMVEPEVAFNDLKDNMDLAEDFVEYVVQRTLHNRKDELTILERDLSKLEVIKGPFPRVHYKEAAQIIKKENPEFVIGDDFGAPDETIISSKFDKPVFVYNYPKAIKAFYMKEDAENSDESLSCDLLATEGYGELIGGGQREESYDVLIQKIKEHGLDEKDFAWYLDLRKYGSVPHSGFGMGIERCVAWICGLPHVRETIPFPRLYGRSYP